In Streptomyces sp. NBC_00704, a genomic segment contains:
- a CDS encoding AfsR/SARP family transcriptional regulator: protein MLEVRLLGPVEVWAGDRRAPLGGIRPLAVLSALVVHLGQVLSTERLVDFVWDEQAPATAAALVATHVSAVRRALARIGAADTIRTRPPGYLAELDPSQVDARRFERLLTAGRASAAGGRPEEAAELLASALGLWRGQEALEGLGQSFARIEAARLAELRLVAQEESFGLQLKLGRADRTIAPLLAHVAAHPLREGPRGQLMTALFRTGRVSDALRTYQEGREALRDELGIDAGPELRALHQAVLTNDTALLGADAGPSSVPRPAAGIPRAREAGDEAPASGRTVRPAPPAPAPSHLPPDIADFVGRTGQIRWAGALLRGVDDAERTAPPIGVISGRSGTGKTALAVHVGHRTAELFPDGRLFIDLRAADAAPLQPADALARLLRAMGADPKTLPGSIEELTGLYRTHVGHRRILLILDNAAGEAHVRPLLPPGPGSAVLVTSRRRLVALEGAAHLDLTVPDDEEALELLRRVAGRERTGAQPERAAEIVALCGRLPLAVRIAGARLAARPHWAPGQLAGRLRDERRRLNELRAGDLELRTSLELGYADLDPQERRALRRLALLDLPDFAGWIAAPLLDIGTEDAEEAVERLVDCHFIDVIGVDDTGRNRYRIHDLAREHARERCLSEESAEQREAAVLRLVGCWLGLARKAAARGPGGAVRYFPRPAAVHPLDPDTEESLLERPAAWFAAEQASLLAAVEYCAGHRLDRPARDLAGALIASSAALYNQFDAWSRSHAAAIAAVRRSEDGEGEAWLLNGLGQLCYEQDEFEDSYARFSEALRLFEERGGPSQGAAVALAGMGTARREQARYTEALELLDAALDRYGPDAERGARARVLYGIGYVHREQGHGPRAWESLTRALELYRAQADRHGEALTLRSLALCLRAEGELERAERLLHDALAIFTELRDTFGVMYAEQSLAKVELRQGRLAEAAERLGRCLEVARERQDRFGEALVLRTLGERHLAAGEPERAREPLERALAGWEALRLPLWRARTAWDLARVWTADGDEDRARAARAEALTVFRELDCREAHERTPAPD, encoded by the coding sequence ATGCTCGAGGTTCGTCTACTCGGTCCGGTCGAGGTGTGGGCGGGGGACCGGCGGGCGCCGCTCGGCGGGATCCGGCCGCTGGCCGTGCTGTCCGCGCTCGTCGTCCACCTCGGTCAGGTGCTCTCCACCGAACGGCTCGTGGACTTCGTCTGGGACGAGCAGGCTCCCGCGACCGCCGCCGCCCTGGTCGCCACCCACGTCTCCGCAGTCCGCCGTGCGCTGGCCCGCATCGGCGCGGCCGACACGATCCGGACCAGGCCGCCCGGCTATCTCGCCGAACTCGACCCGTCCCAGGTCGACGCCCGCCGGTTCGAACGGCTCCTCACCGCGGGCCGGGCGTCGGCCGCGGGCGGCCGCCCGGAGGAGGCCGCCGAGCTGCTGGCCTCCGCGCTGGGCCTGTGGCGGGGGCAGGAGGCCCTCGAAGGCCTCGGCCAGTCGTTCGCGAGGATCGAGGCGGCACGGCTGGCGGAACTGCGCCTGGTCGCGCAGGAGGAGTCGTTCGGCCTTCAGTTGAAGCTCGGACGGGCGGACCGGACGATCGCACCGCTTCTGGCACACGTCGCCGCCCACCCCCTGCGGGAGGGGCCGCGGGGCCAGTTGATGACGGCGCTGTTCCGCACGGGCCGCGTCTCCGACGCGCTGCGCACGTACCAGGAGGGCCGCGAGGCCCTGCGCGACGAACTGGGCATCGACGCCGGGCCGGAGCTGCGGGCCCTGCACCAGGCGGTGCTGACCAACGACACCGCCCTGCTGGGCGCGGACGCCGGCCCGTCCTCCGTCCCGCGGCCCGCCGCCGGGATCCCGCGAGCGCGGGAGGCCGGCGACGAGGCCCCGGCGTCCGGGCGGACCGTGCGCCCGGCCCCTCCCGCGCCCGCTCCCTCCCATCTCCCGCCCGACATCGCGGACTTCGTCGGCCGTACGGGGCAGATCCGGTGGGCCGGGGCGCTGTTGCGCGGTGTCGACGACGCCGAGCGCACCGCGCCGCCGATCGGCGTGATCTCCGGACGCTCCGGCACCGGCAAGACCGCGCTGGCCGTGCACGTGGGCCACCGCACCGCCGAACTCTTCCCCGACGGGCGGCTGTTCATAGACCTCCGGGCCGCCGACGCCGCTCCGCTCCAGCCGGCCGACGCCCTCGCCCGGCTGCTGCGGGCCATGGGCGCCGACCCCAAGACGCTGCCCGGCTCCATCGAGGAGCTGACGGGCCTGTACCGCACGCATGTCGGGCACCGGCGCATCCTGCTCATCCTCGACAACGCTGCCGGCGAGGCGCACGTGCGGCCGCTGCTGCCGCCGGGCCCCGGCTCGGCGGTGCTCGTGACCAGCCGCCGCCGCCTGGTGGCCCTGGAGGGCGCGGCCCATCTGGACCTGACCGTGCCGGACGACGAGGAGGCGCTGGAACTTTTGCGGCGGGTCGCGGGCCGGGAGCGGACCGGCGCGCAACCGGAGCGGGCTGCCGAGATCGTCGCGCTGTGCGGCCGGCTGCCGCTGGCCGTGCGCATCGCCGGCGCCCGGCTGGCCGCCCGCCCGCACTGGGCGCCGGGGCAGCTGGCCGGGCGGCTGCGCGACGAACGGCGCCGGCTCAACGAACTGCGCGCCGGAGACCTGGAGTTGCGCACCAGCCTGGAGCTGGGCTACGCCGACCTCGACCCGCAGGAGCGCCGGGCCCTGCGCCGTCTCGCCCTGCTCGACCTGCCCGACTTCGCGGGCTGGATCGCCGCTCCCCTGCTGGACATCGGCACCGAGGACGCCGAGGAGGCGGTGGAACGGCTCGTGGACTGCCACTTCATCGACGTCATCGGCGTGGACGACACGGGCCGCAACCGCTACCGCATCCACGACCTGGCCCGCGAACACGCCCGCGAGCGCTGCCTGTCCGAGGAGAGCGCGGAGCAGCGCGAGGCGGCGGTGCTGCGGCTCGTGGGCTGCTGGCTGGGGCTCGCCAGGAAGGCGGCGGCGCGCGGACCGGGCGGCGCCGTCAGGTACTTCCCGCGGCCCGCGGCCGTGCACCCCCTGGACCCGGACACCGAGGAGTCGCTGCTGGAGCGGCCCGCGGCCTGGTTCGCCGCCGAGCAGGCCTCGCTGCTGGCGGCGGTGGAGTACTGCGCCGGCCACCGGCTGGACCGGCCCGCCCGGGACCTGGCCGGGGCGCTGATCGCCAGTTCGGCCGCGCTCTACAACCAGTTCGACGCCTGGTCGCGCTCGCACGCCGCGGCCATCGCGGCGGTGCGCCGCAGCGAGGACGGCGAGGGCGAGGCCTGGCTCCTCAACGGCCTCGGACAACTCTGCTACGAACAGGACGAGTTCGAGGACTCGTACGCCCGGTTCAGCGAAGCCCTGCGGCTGTTCGAGGAGCGCGGCGGACCGTCGCAGGGCGCCGCGGTGGCGCTGGCGGGGATGGGCACGGCCCGGCGCGAGCAGGCCCGGTACACCGAGGCGCTCGAACTGCTCGACGCGGCCCTCGACCGGTACGGCCCGGACGCCGAGCGCGGCGCACGGGCCCGGGTGCTGTACGGCATCGGGTACGTGCACCGGGAGCAGGGCCACGGCCCCCGGGCCTGGGAGTCGCTGACCCGGGCGCTGGAGCTGTACCGCGCGCAGGCGGACCGGCACGGCGAGGCGCTCACCCTGCGCTCGCTCGCCCTGTGCCTCCGGGCGGAGGGCGAGCTGGAGCGGGCCGAACGGCTGCTGCACGACGCGCTGGCGATCTTCACCGAGCTGCGCGACACGTTCGGCGTGATGTACGCGGAACAGTCGCTGGCCAAGGTGGAACTGCGACAGGGCCGGCTGGCGGAGGCGGCGGAGCGGCTGGGGCGGTGCCTGGAGGTGGCGCGCGAGCGGCAGGACCGGTTCGGCGAGGCGCTGGTGCTGCGCACCTTGGGGGAACGGCACCTGGCGGCGGGTGAACCCGAGCGCGCCCGGGAGCCGTTGGAGCGCGCGCTCGCGGGCTGGGAGGCACTGCGGCTGCCGCTGTGGCGGGCGCGCACGGCCTGGGACCTGGCGCGGGTGTGGACGGCGGACGGCGACGAGGACCGCGCGCGAGCCGCACGGGCCGAGGCGCTCACGGTCTTCCGCGAACTGGACTGCCGCGAAGCGCACGAACGGACCCCCGCCCCGGACTGA
- a CDS encoding M15 family metallopeptidase — translation MTDIITLSDPRVAGVAQDECGEPLVDLRGSAGAGLRLDRRQADDQGSYAHLRSGVLRRLVRAQRLLPAGVRFLVVEGYRPPELQRRYFEQYAATMRRTHPGASPERIRELASAYISPPEVAPHVSGGAVDLTLCDRDGRELPLGTEVNATPEESAGACRTAAPGITAEARANRSLMARALTSSGFVNYPTEWWHWSYGDRYWALLVDAPAARYGPAAPPRPTA, via the coding sequence GTGACAGACATCATCACGCTCTCGGACCCGCGGGTCGCCGGGGTCGCACAGGACGAGTGCGGTGAGCCGCTCGTCGACCTGCGCGGCAGCGCCGGCGCCGGCCTGCGGCTCGACCGACGCCAGGCCGACGACCAGGGCAGTTACGCCCATCTGCGGTCGGGCGTGCTGCGGCGGCTCGTGCGGGCCCAGCGGCTGCTGCCGGCCGGGGTGCGGTTCCTGGTGGTCGAGGGATACCGGCCGCCGGAGCTCCAGCGGCGCTACTTCGAGCAGTACGCGGCGACGATGCGACGGACGCATCCCGGCGCGTCGCCCGAGCGGATACGGGAGCTGGCGAGCGCCTACATCTCCCCTCCGGAGGTCGCACCGCACGTCAGCGGCGGAGCGGTCGACCTGACGCTGTGCGACCGGGACGGCCGTGAACTGCCGCTGGGCACGGAGGTCAACGCGACCCCGGAGGAGAGCGCGGGAGCCTGTCGCACCGCAGCGCCCGGCATCACCGCCGAGGCGCGTGCCAACCGGTCGTTGATGGCCCGGGCGCTGACGTCGTCCGGGTTCGTCAACTACCCCACCGAATGGTGGCACTGGTCCTACGGCGACCGGTACTGGGCGCTGCTCGTCGACGCCCCGGCCGCCCGCTACGGACCGGCCGCCCCGCCCCGCCCGACGGCCTGA
- a CDS encoding RNA polymerase sigma factor, translated as MSPGEFDASFTADMPRLRRRLLALTGNPHDADDLLQETYLRLSRRARAQSLTQQQHPYAYTCAVAANLLRDSWTRPSRREHTTDRLPESGWDGGLGVYEASVTALSLLSVLSEKEAAAVILVDLEGLSHDTAAQRLGAHRGTVQRNRMRGLAKMRAALVR; from the coding sequence ATGAGCCCGGGCGAGTTCGACGCCTCCTTCACGGCCGACATGCCGAGGCTGCGCAGGCGGCTCCTGGCGCTGACGGGCAATCCGCACGACGCCGACGACCTGCTCCAGGAGACGTATCTGCGGCTCTCCCGGCGGGCCCGCGCCCAGAGCCTGACCCAGCAGCAGCATCCGTACGCCTACACCTGCGCCGTCGCGGCCAACCTGCTGCGCGACTCGTGGACCCGGCCCTCCCGGCGTGAACACACCACCGACCGGCTGCCCGAGTCCGGCTGGGACGGCGGGCTCGGCGTCTACGAGGCCTCCGTGACGGCGCTCTCGCTGTTGAGCGTGCTGTCCGAGAAGGAGGCCGCCGCGGTGATCCTGGTGGATCTGGAGGGCCTCAGCCACGACACCGCCGCGCAGCGGCTCGGCGCGCACCGCGGCACGGTGCAGCGCAACCGCATGCGCGGCCTCGCCAAGATGCGCGCGGCGCTCGTCCGCTGA
- a CDS encoding C40 family peptidase has translation MKITSTRRRAGGAILGASVLALSAFLSAPAHAAPAASCAVLAPGATATAQAAVTAACSQIGVWYSWGGGHGATPGATYGYYDGSDPDSAHDNERKGFDCSGLMRYAYYRATGKDLLNGTSNDQFHSSQASARFSAAQGTAPLLPGDLMFWGAGHIHHVAMYLGGGQMVEAYESGTHIRVAPVRTGDDYAGAVRINGSGTPTPPPADGGTTFETWGTGVRTHSTPSVRSSVVDTFAGPTQVSVQCQEHAETVSAEGYTNDIWSKLADGSWLTNIYIKGPAELPGVPDCGGSSTPPPSGGSKAHQTWGTGVRTHGEPNVNAAVVDYFAQPTTVNVVCQRHAQEVTAEGYTNDAWSKLTDGSWLTNIYIKGPAWLSDVPTC, from the coding sequence TTGAAGATCACCAGCACGCGCCGCCGGGCCGGCGGCGCGATCCTGGGCGCCTCGGTCCTGGCCCTCTCCGCGTTCCTCTCCGCCCCGGCGCACGCCGCGCCCGCCGCCTCCTGCGCCGTCCTCGCGCCGGGGGCGACGGCCACCGCGCAGGCCGCCGTGACCGCGGCCTGCTCCCAGATCGGCGTCTGGTACAGCTGGGGCGGCGGCCACGGCGCCACTCCGGGCGCCACCTACGGCTACTACGACGGCTCCGACCCCGACAGCGCGCACGACAACGAGCGCAAGGGCTTCGACTGCTCCGGTCTGATGCGATACGCCTACTACCGGGCGACCGGCAAGGACCTGCTCAACGGCACGTCGAACGACCAGTTCCACAGCTCGCAGGCCTCGGCCCGGTTCTCCGCCGCCCAGGGGACCGCGCCGCTGCTGCCGGGCGACCTGATGTTCTGGGGCGCCGGGCACATCCACCACGTCGCCATGTACCTGGGCGGCGGGCAGATGGTCGAGGCGTACGAGTCGGGCACGCACATCCGCGTCGCGCCGGTCCGCACGGGCGACGACTACGCCGGCGCCGTCCGGATCAACGGCTCGGGCACGCCGACCCCGCCGCCCGCGGACGGCGGCACGACCTTCGAGACATGGGGCACGGGGGTGCGCACCCACTCCACGCCGAGTGTGCGCTCCTCGGTGGTGGACACCTTCGCCGGTCCGACCCAGGTGTCGGTGCAGTGCCAGGAGCACGCGGAGACGGTGTCCGCCGAGGGCTACACCAACGACATCTGGTCGAAGCTGGCCGACGGCTCGTGGCTGACGAACATCTACATCAAGGGCCCGGCCGAGCTGCCCGGCGTCCCGGACTGCGGCGGCAGCAGCACCCCGCCGCCGTCCGGTGGCAGCAAGGCGCACCAGACCTGGGGCACCGGGGTGCGCACCCACGGCGAGCCGAACGTCAACGCCGCGGTCGTCGACTACTTCGCGCAGCCGACGACGGTCAACGTGGTGTGCCAGCGGCACGCCCAGGAGGTGACGGCTGAGGGCTACACCAACGACGCCTGGTCGAAGCTGACCGACGGTTCCTGGCTGACGAACATCTACATCAAGGGCCCGGCCTGGCTCTCCGACGTCCCCACCTGCTGA
- a CDS encoding methyltransferase domain-containing protein: protein MSAGRRGDPPGGGRYGEAVFRPEQAGEGERIDFGALAYDDITMGRLRALGAGPGWRCLDVGAGTGTVSRRLLEEAGVASVLAVDRDTRFLDARPTPGLDVLEADITEPESVPGRFSLVHARFVLMHLPARDRLLGTLAELVAPGGLLVLSDAVDLTSDLTPGTPYSTAMRAMWQGLRATIGTDVSRVPSYPRLLRGAGLVSVAAEIHVPPLTPGSPLSRFWADTWERGRTAMTSTGVVDDAGVDAAIRYLDSADCAALSAGMLTAWGRRPDESP, encoded by the coding sequence GTGAGCGCCGGCCGGCGCGGGGACCCGCCGGGCGGCGGCCGGTACGGCGAGGCCGTCTTCCGTCCGGAGCAGGCGGGCGAGGGCGAGCGCATCGACTTCGGCGCGCTCGCCTACGACGACATCACCATGGGGCGGCTGCGGGCGCTCGGGGCCGGCCCGGGCTGGCGCTGCCTGGACGTGGGCGCGGGCACCGGCACGGTCTCCCGTCGGCTGCTGGAGGAGGCGGGGGTGGCGAGCGTGCTCGCCGTCGACCGCGACACGCGCTTCCTCGACGCCCGGCCGACGCCCGGTCTCGACGTGCTGGAAGCCGACATCACCGAACCGGAGTCCGTGCCGGGCCGGTTCTCCCTCGTCCACGCCCGCTTCGTGCTGATGCACCTGCCCGCACGCGACCGTCTGCTCGGCACGCTGGCCGAACTCGTGGCGCCCGGAGGCCTGTTGGTGCTCAGCGACGCCGTCGACCTGACGAGCGACCTGACGCCGGGCACGCCGTACAGCACGGCCATGCGGGCGATGTGGCAGGGGCTGCGGGCCACCATCGGCACCGACGTCTCCCGGGTGCCGTCGTACCCGCGGCTGCTGCGGGGAGCGGGGCTGGTCTCCGTCGCCGCCGAGATCCACGTGCCGCCGCTGACGCCGGGCAGTCCCCTCAGCCGCTTCTGGGCGGACACCTGGGAGCGCGGCAGGACGGCGATGACCTCCACGGGGGTGGTCGACGACGCCGGCGTCGACGCGGCGATCCGGTACCTGGACTCCGCGGACTGCGCGGCGCTGTCGGCCGGCATGCTCACCGCCTGGGGCCGCAGGCCGGACGAGAGCCCGTGA